One Dromiciops gliroides isolate mDroGli1 chromosome 3, mDroGli1.pri, whole genome shotgun sequence DNA segment encodes these proteins:
- the LOC122749801 gene encoding DNA dC->dU-editing enzyme APOBEC-3C-like, with the protein MPLMLRKEISEEEFYEQFCNTTAPHQTLLCFSLKEDDKTLWRLWGHAYNNPSQCHAEVLVLRETEDYLGANIPNATKFSIIWFLSYSPCHLCCDEITNFLTKCQTKIEFIIKVARPYYFSNDQNQKGLRMLKRQGVLIKMMEYSDYEECLYLFVDPCSNFTAWPDLEVQSTAHKIIFHHLLAQEDNTLDAHSFPTNDSSSVHTGSASDFESHILVNKILPEDPNKTPDKKDEFSDIRTPQKTCITQRTIEDGKEVKRKLF; encoded by the exons atgcctCTGATGTTAAGGAAAGAAATATCTGAAGAAGAATTCTATGAACAGTTTTGCAACACAACAGCACCCCACCAAACTTTGCTCTGCTTTAGTCTGAAAGAAGATGATAAAACCCTATGGAGATTATGGGGTCATGCTTACAATAACCCAAGCCAATGTCATGCTGAAGTCCTCGTTTTAAGGGAAACTGAAGACTATCTAGGGGCAAATATTCCCAATGCTACAAAGTTCAGCATTATATGGTTTCTTTCCTATAGCCCCTGTCACTTGTGCTGTGATGAAATAACCAATTTTTTAACAAAGTGTCAAACTAAAATTGAATTTATCATCAAAGTAGCAAGGCCATATTATTTCAGTAATGATCAGAATCAGAAAGGCTTAAGGATGCTCAAAAGACAGGGAGTTCTGATCAAGATGATGGAATACAGTGACTATGAAGAATGTTTGTACTTATTTGTGGATCCTTGCTCCAACTTCACTGCATGGCCTGATTTAGAAGTGCAAAGTACAgcacataaaattatatttcatcatTTACTGGCCCAG GAGGACAACACATTAGATGCCCATTCATTTCCAACTAATGATTCTTCTTCAG TTCACACTGGATCAGCATCTGATTTTGAAAGCCACATCTTGGTCAATAAGATTCTACCAGAAGATCCTAACAAGACACCAGataagaaagatgagttttcagACATAAGGACTCCACAGAAAACATGTATCACCCAGAGAACAATAGAAGATGGGAAAGAAGTCAAAAGAAAACTCTTCTGA